In Paenibacillus kyungheensis, the following are encoded in one genomic region:
- a CDS encoding SMI1/KNR4 family protein — MYLVNEHVQPVERATLLRFQQDHHIQLPEAYCEFVQQYGVGTYCGVLNIEHPDAQQLQEFVEYQLWEHDEHSPITNEQLAECIVIGTTIDGDFLALHPQVSDLLWLPRHSTEIEVRQYDSQASWIEMMHQWLTMSYGDSFQKMQQHRYYESWTPSQQHRSLTFHPSEEGNNLLSISSSAEQLTQVADQINTQLPADLKIESPYSCLLFWRSIQGYARFNYAYGYEVALCYDDTEEEAKERLVELLLQYQIY, encoded by the coding sequence ATGTATTTGGTGAACGAACATGTACAACCTGTAGAACGCGCAACATTACTTCGTTTTCAGCAAGATCATCATATACAATTGCCAGAAGCTTATTGTGAATTTGTACAGCAATATGGAGTAGGTACGTATTGTGGAGTATTGAATATAGAACATCCAGACGCTCAGCAGTTACAAGAATTTGTAGAATACCAGTTGTGGGAACATGATGAACATAGCCCGATTACGAATGAACAGCTAGCTGAATGTATCGTGATTGGAACAACGATTGATGGAGACTTTCTAGCTCTTCATCCTCAAGTGAGTGATCTATTATGGTTACCGAGACATTCTACTGAGATCGAAGTACGCCAGTATGATTCTCAAGCTTCATGGATCGAGATGATGCATCAATGGTTGACGATGTCTTACGGGGATTCTTTTCAGAAGATGCAACAACATCGTTATTATGAATCATGGACTCCATCTCAACAACATCGCTCGCTGACATTTCATCCGTCTGAAGAAGGTAACAATTTGCTTTCGATCAGTTCAAGTGCAGAGCAATTAACACAGGTTGCTGATCAGATTAATACGCAGCTGCCAGCAGATTTGAAGATTGAATCTCCATACAGTTGTTTGTTATTCTGGCGCTCTATTCAAGGGTATGCTCGCTTTAATTATGCTTATGGTTATGAAGTGGCGCTTTGCTATGATGATACAGAGGAAGAAGCAAAGGAACGATTGGTAGAACTCCTGTTACAATATCAGATTTATTGA
- a CDS encoding SWIM zinc finger family protein produces the protein MAIELTEGYVDALAPNAAAIKNAKGLIQKNKLVQLHQTEDGTLLFGECAGSGKSNYACSVDFIQTDKEPTSRCSCPSRQFPCKHALALMYAYVSGQTFTTATIPEDIADKRAKIEKREEKAAAVESDPTQKKALKKKTVNKNALKKKIQTQLEGLDILEKFTLSLIRNGLSTVDATVVKRIQEHVKQMGNYYLTGAQVELRRLAGLLSPKNNPEANYTYAVEQLTLIHALIRKGRAHLQSKLEDPELALDAESTIEEWLGHAWQLSELEQYQRMTEKAELIQLAFTSYDDPGRMEFVDLGYWLELGSQQIRRTLQYRPYKAAKHIREEDTFTEIACPKPLYVYPGDLNPRVRWESLTTRAVTEQDVQSIHTQAYCSFAEGIKVVKNQLKNPLADPYPALLLQVSQFYQSDDQRLVIQDAEGQTIGLTDISLPIGTSTGLLPYLPQETLQNVTVLLVFEHQMDTGQLIAQPLSIINGNGIMRLLY, from the coding sequence ATGGCTATTGAACTGACAGAAGGATATGTAGATGCACTTGCACCTAATGCGGCGGCAATTAAAAATGCTAAAGGATTAATTCAAAAAAATAAATTGGTACAACTTCATCAAACAGAGGATGGTACTTTACTGTTTGGAGAGTGCGCAGGTAGTGGCAAAAGCAATTACGCATGTTCTGTAGACTTTATACAGACAGACAAAGAACCAACTTCTAGATGTAGTTGTCCGAGTCGCCAATTTCCATGCAAACATGCTTTGGCACTTATGTACGCTTATGTCTCAGGGCAGACATTTACAACCGCTACAATTCCGGAAGATATCGCAGATAAACGTGCCAAAATCGAAAAGCGGGAAGAAAAAGCTGCTGCTGTAGAAAGTGATCCTACACAGAAAAAGGCACTAAAAAAGAAAACAGTCAACAAAAATGCATTGAAAAAGAAAATCCAGACTCAATTAGAGGGATTGGATATTTTAGAAAAGTTCACCTTATCATTGATCCGCAACGGTCTAAGTACAGTCGATGCTACAGTCGTTAAGCGCATTCAAGAACATGTCAAACAAATGGGCAACTATTACCTCACCGGTGCGCAAGTCGAATTGCGTCGTCTGGCGGGACTGTTATCTCCGAAAAACAATCCTGAAGCGAACTATACATATGCAGTAGAACAATTAACGCTTATTCATGCGTTGATTCGTAAAGGCAGGGCTCATTTACAGTCGAAGCTGGAAGACCCAGAGTTGGCTTTGGATGCGGAGTCTACGATTGAAGAATGGTTAGGGCATGCATGGCAACTTAGCGAATTGGAACAATATCAGCGTATGACAGAGAAGGCAGAATTAATTCAATTAGCATTTACGAGCTATGATGATCCGGGAAGAATGGAATTTGTTGATCTGGGATACTGGTTAGAATTAGGCAGTCAACAGATCCGCCGAACGTTGCAATATCGTCCGTACAAAGCAGCCAAGCATATTCGGGAAGAAGATACATTTACTGAAATTGCTTGTCCGAAGCCTCTTTATGTATATCCGGGGGATCTTAATCCGCGTGTACGTTGGGAAAGTCTAACGACTCGAGCGGTGACCGAGCAAGATGTGCAGTCTATTCATACCCAAGCTTATTGTTCATTTGCAGAAGGGATCAAAGTCGTTAAAAACCAATTGAAAAATCCACTGGCTGATCCGTACCCGGCACTTTTACTTCAAGTCAGTCAATTTTATCAAAGTGACGATCAACGATTGGTGATTCAAGATGCTGAAGGACAAACGATAGGACTTACCGATATTTCGCTACCGATTGGTACAAGCACAGGATTACTTCCTTACTTACCACAAGAAACGTTGCAAAATGTGACGGTGCTGTTGGTATTTGAACATCAGATGGATACAGGTCAATTAATCGCTCAACCACTTTCTATTATTAATGGGAATGGAATTATGCGTTTGTTATATTGA
- the aroD gene encoding type I 3-dehydroquinate dehydratase, with product MSNSHTFKPVRVKHLTIGEGKPKICVSLTGSTTEQLVEEAHALKLADIDMVEWRVDFFEQVEQLDMVTHTLERIRDILPSTPLIFTFRSAKEGGQYELSSSDYVALNQAVASTGEVDLIDVELFNEATDIEQLIATAHQHDTFVIISNHDFHQTPPKEEIISRLCRAQQLGADMTKIAVMPQSSSDVITLLDATNTMKEQHADRPMITMSMAGKGMISRLTGELFGSAITFGAIQKSSAPGQVPVSELRSILNMLHANL from the coding sequence ATGTCTAATTCTCATACATTCAAACCAGTACGAGTCAAACACCTTACAATCGGAGAAGGAAAGCCTAAGATTTGCGTGTCTTTAACAGGAAGTACCACTGAACAATTAGTAGAAGAAGCACATGCACTCAAATTAGCTGATATTGATATGGTCGAATGGCGTGTTGATTTTTTTGAGCAAGTAGAACAACTGGATATGGTCACTCATACACTGGAACGTATCCGTGATATTCTTCCATCGACTCCACTTATTTTTACATTCCGTAGTGCCAAAGAAGGCGGGCAATATGAATTAAGCAGTAGTGATTATGTAGCATTGAATCAGGCTGTAGCTTCAACAGGTGAAGTCGATCTGATAGATGTAGAACTGTTTAATGAAGCAACCGATATTGAACAATTGATCGCAACAGCCCATCAACATGATACATTTGTGATTATTTCTAATCATGATTTCCATCAGACACCACCTAAAGAAGAAATTATCTCACGTCTATGTCGTGCTCAACAATTGGGTGCAGATATGACCAAAATCGCTGTTATGCCTCAAAGCAGTAGCGATGTGATCACTTTACTGGATGCAACCAATACAATGAAAGAACAACATGCTGATCGCCCGATGATTACAATGTCGATGGCAGGCAAAGGCATGATTAGCCGCTTAACAGGAGAATTATTCGGATCAGCTATTACATTCGGTGCTATCCAAAAATCGTCTGCTCCCGGACAAGTACCTGTGTCTGAATTACGAAGTATTTTGAATATGTTACATGCTAATTTATAA
- a CDS encoding TVP38/TMEM64 family protein has product MDIAQFMSYLQEGDINHLMDQYRALGPWFSILLAFLISFIPLLPIIVVIGLNVAAFGLWWSVLYSWIGIMSGAILMFWLVRKLSHYKYIDRFSHNKAVQKSIRWMKNNGFMYIFMFSLLPFGPFTLLHVAAGLSGIKFRSFVIAAGLGRGMMIFIISFIGADWASYFQQPLKLLFVALFVIIGFIFIRKVEAWFSKREESEILDIEPEPQVCK; this is encoded by the coding sequence ATGGATATTGCACAATTCATGTCTTATCTCCAAGAAGGTGATATCAATCATCTGATGGATCAATATCGTGCTCTCGGTCCATGGTTTAGTATATTGCTCGCTTTTCTAATCTCTTTTATTCCTCTATTACCTATTATTGTTGTGATCGGGCTTAATGTGGCGGCTTTTGGATTATGGTGGAGTGTATTGTACTCTTGGATCGGTATAATGAGTGGGGCTATTCTGATGTTCTGGTTAGTGCGTAAGCTTTCCCATTACAAATATATCGATCGCTTTTCTCATAATAAAGCTGTCCAAAAAAGTATACGTTGGATGAAAAATAACGGATTTATGTATATTTTTATGTTTAGTTTGTTACCATTTGGTCCTTTTACATTGCTTCATGTGGCTGCTGGGCTCAGTGGCATCAAATTCCGTTCTTTTGTAATTGCCGCAGGTCTGGGTCGGGGCATGATGATCTTTATCATTTCATTTATCGGAGCCGATTGGGCTAGCTATTTCCAGCAACCGTTGAAATTATTATTTGTAGCATTATTCGTTATTATCGGATTTATTTTTATCCGCAAAGTCGAAGCTTGGTTCAGTAAACGAGAAGAATCGGAAATACTAGATATTGAACCCGAACCTCAAGTGTGTAAATAA
- a CDS encoding TVP38/TMEM64 family protein, with the protein MDILQWLSYLTEENLKSWMSEYRSLGPLASMLLPFLKSFIPPLPTIVILGVNAAVYGLWIGFLYSWIGITAGSLTAFWLVRKLSEHRYLSRLVHNPKVVTTRRWIRNNGFNYIFLLSLFPVGPFTLLNVAAGLSGIRFRSFMIAIIFGRGIMVFAVSFIGADLSRYRENPWNLLLVLLFVIICFICSRSIEAWFGRRDELAEQQ; encoded by the coding sequence ATGGATATTTTGCAGTGGTTGTCTTATTTGACGGAAGAAAATTTGAAAAGTTGGATGAGTGAATATCGTTCATTGGGTCCGCTTGCTAGTATGTTATTGCCTTTTCTCAAATCCTTTATCCCGCCACTACCTACGATTGTTATTCTGGGTGTAAATGCGGCTGTTTACGGGTTATGGATCGGTTTTCTATATTCGTGGATTGGTATTACAGCAGGGTCACTGACCGCATTCTGGTTGGTGCGTAAGTTGTCAGAACATCGCTACCTGTCACGGCTTGTACATAATCCCAAAGTCGTTACTACAAGACGTTGGATTCGAAATAATGGCTTTAATTATATTTTTTTACTGAGTCTTTTTCCTGTAGGTCCGTTTACATTGTTAAATGTGGCTGCTGGACTAAGCGGGATACGATTTCGTTCTTTTATGATAGCGATTATTTTTGGACGAGGGATTATGGTGTTCGCCGTATCATTTATCGGTGCCGATCTGTCTCGTTATCGTGAGAATCCGTGGAATCTGTTGTTGGTGTTGCTGTTTGTGATTATCTGTTTTATCTGTAGTCGTAGTATTGAAGCATGGTTCGGTCGTCGGGATGAGCTTGCTGAACAACAATAA
- a CDS encoding AAA family ATPase — protein MSTPESLQDTMRQSAELLYAHELEALRQHDSGKVPAGWQMSPQSVLTFITGGKAGKVTITPKYIGNRRLVEMAIATLVTDRALLLIGEPGTAKSWLSENLAAAIYGHSNLVVQGTAGTSEEHVRYSWNYAMLLANGPTSEALVQSPIMRAMELGGIARFEEISRCASEVQDALISILSEKTISVPELGKEMNARKGFSIIATANTRDRGVNEMSAALKRRFNIIVLPAPSSLETEIDIVRKRVGEIASAYDLQAAVPADEALLKVVTIFRELRSGMTLDRKDKLKSPAGVISTAEAISLLTNSMALAASFGSGELTDEDLAAGLQGAIVKDDDKDRIVWKEYLDNVMKKRGEQWRGLYQACKEMNE, from the coding sequence ATGAGTACACCTGAATCTTTACAAGATACGATGAGACAGTCGGCAGAATTATTGTATGCGCACGAGTTAGAAGCGTTACGTCAACATGATAGCGGCAAAGTTCCGGCAGGCTGGCAGATGTCACCGCAATCTGTACTGACATTTATTACAGGTGGAAAAGCAGGCAAAGTAACAATTACACCTAAATATATCGGTAATCGGCGCTTGGTCGAAATGGCGATTGCTACATTAGTAACTGATCGTGCGCTATTGTTAATCGGCGAACCAGGAACAGCCAAATCGTGGTTATCTGAAAATTTGGCGGCAGCTATCTATGGTCATTCTAATCTGGTTGTACAGGGAACAGCTGGAACCAGTGAAGAACATGTACGTTATTCATGGAACTACGCGATGTTGCTTGCTAATGGCCCGACATCAGAAGCGTTGGTACAAAGTCCGATTATGCGTGCGATGGAACTTGGTGGTATAGCTCGATTCGAAGAAATATCGCGTTGCGCTTCAGAAGTGCAAGATGCATTGATATCGATTTTGTCTGAAAAAACAATCTCGGTACCCGAATTAGGTAAAGAAATGAATGCTCGCAAAGGGTTCTCGATTATTGCAACAGCGAATACACGAGATCGTGGAGTCAATGAAATGTCAGCCGCTCTCAAGCGACGTTTTAATATTATTGTGTTACCTGCTCCATCTAGTCTGGAGACCGAGATCGATATCGTACGCAAGCGTGTAGGCGAAATTGCTTCTGCTTACGATCTTCAAGCCGCTGTACCGGCAGATGAAGCGTTGCTCAAAGTCGTAACCATATTCCGCGAATTACGCAGTGGAATGACACTGGATCGCAAAGATAAATTAAAATCGCCAGCAGGGGTTATTTCTACCGCAGAAGCGATCTCATTATTAACGAATAGTATGGCTTTAGCAGCAAGCTTTGGTAGCGGTGAATTGACCGATGAAGATTTAGCCGCAGGATTGCAAGGTGCTATCGTCAAAGACGACGATAAAGATCGGATTGTCTGGAAAGAGTATCTGGATAATGTAATGAAAAAGCGGGGAGAGCAGTGGCGTGGTCTGTATCAAGCTTGTAAGGAGATGAACGAGTGA
- a CDS encoding potassium channel protein: MHIILRLSRKMVRMRKSVLATTTVLFVLLSATIAYMIEPDTFTHWFNALYWVLTTMATVGYGDYFMKSIGGKIFTVFLYIFGIGLLSLIISKIVDSMGEYNRRRGAGKLKYVGQDHIIIINWSKKAHYAIDELFASNPEIDIVIIDQLEKHPYDHPQVHYVNGDPTKDETLQQAEISTARAAIIFADSRIDDASLVDGKSLLVASSIERLASHVHTTVEIMLENHIKNFHHVHVNEFVLSHDAISRLAVRSALNEGNNDVLAQLLNRQYGEDIYHIPTDASWHTYGEAFQALLSQGATLISDRNDMTINRKLTEHIPAEAKLFVICDPDTHTRLINKF; the protein is encoded by the coding sequence ATGCATATCATTCTTCGTCTTTCTCGCAAAATGGTAAGAATGCGCAAATCGGTATTAGCGACAACTACAGTATTATTTGTGTTATTGTCAGCCACGATAGCGTATATGATCGAACCGGATACATTTACTCACTGGTTTAACGCGTTGTACTGGGTATTGACCACAATGGCAACTGTGGGTTACGGCGATTATTTTATGAAAAGTATAGGTGGCAAAATATTCACTGTATTTTTGTATATTTTCGGTATTGGTCTACTGAGCTTAATCATTAGTAAGATTGTAGATTCGATGGGAGAATATAACCGAAGAAGAGGAGCAGGTAAATTGAAATATGTAGGGCAAGATCATATCATTATTATCAATTGGAGCAAAAAAGCACATTATGCAATCGATGAATTATTTGCCAGCAATCCAGAAATAGATATCGTGATTATCGATCAATTGGAAAAGCATCCATACGATCATCCACAAGTCCATTATGTCAATGGTGATCCAACCAAAGATGAGACATTGCAACAAGCTGAGATCAGTACTGCGCGTGCGGCGATTATTTTTGCAGATTCCCGAATTGATGATGCTTCTTTAGTCGATGGCAAATCCTTATTAGTCGCTTCCAGTATTGAACGATTAGCTTCTCATGTACATACTACTGTTGAAATTATGTTAGAAAATCATATCAAAAACTTCCATCATGTACATGTTAATGAATTTGTATTATCTCATGATGCGATTTCAAGACTAGCGGTTCGCTCTGCACTTAATGAAGGCAATAACGATGTATTAGCTCAATTGCTCAATCGTCAGTACGGCGAAGATATTTATCATATACCAACAGATGCAAGCTGGCATACGTATGGTGAAGCTTTTCAAGCACTGCTGTCTCAAGGAGCTACATTGATCAGTGATCGCAACGATATGACGATTAATCGTAAATTAACTGAACATATTCCAGCAGAAGCCAAATTATTTGTTATTTGTGATCCGGATACCCATACTCGTCTAATCAATAAATTCTAA
- a CDS encoding DUF5682 family protein, with protein sequence MSSQLELGIGVHIFGVRHLSPGGSKHLLDDLNRIKPKIVLIEGPSDATSEIQHITQRKTKPPIAILAFTEELPVRTALWPLASYSPEYQAMKWAADHKAQSLFIDLPSSVMIALQDIRRLERQQQIESPPVPDPEQTVPQAEVLPESVHESLYDRIAQLAGEDDYDMYWERNYEHNLNEHAYRQTILQFSEQMRQLTEAEEKDSFTNEYAYNAIREAYMRRQIKQALESGYQPHEIMVICGAYHAAALSDLSDTMTDQELQSLPVSSTKLTLMPYSYYKLSSMSGYGAGNHAPHYYEMMWQQMNRGALEELPHLYLSSVARLLRQSGTHRSTAEVIEAVRMAQSLSALHGGHIPVLRDLQDAAQTLLGHGDLTVIAESLAQINVGTTIGQLAEGVSQTPIQDDLNRLLHQLKLTKYKTTIAQDLMLDLRENRRVQSKEAAFLDLHRSFLFHRLRLLNIQFVHQQQTGQDQATWAERWVIQWSPEVEIQVVESTLLGETVEIAAAYVLQQKLDRCSTIAEASDLILIACESGMVSQLENGRQTLQQLAVDNQDVIQITLAARSLSKIIQYGDIRRIDTTPLIPLLEQLFKRASLFLVSSCQCNDDVAHEMMKSISELHTIGLDHIEQLDYELWLQQLTEVMERDDLNAKLSGFACSLLIERNQVSATQLAAEVSRRLSPGVPADLGAGWFEGLSSRNRYMLLSRASLWEQLHQYIESLEDDDFIRALVFLRRAFSTFSPSEKNMIAELLGELWGVNAEQAAEILTEELKEEEAKMIDDLNDFEFEDF encoded by the coding sequence GTGAGTAGCCAGCTTGAGCTTGGTATCGGAGTGCATATTTTCGGAGTGCGTCACCTTTCCCCGGGCGGCTCCAAGCATCTATTGGACGATCTGAATCGGATCAAGCCCAAAATCGTTTTGATTGAAGGGCCTTCTGATGCCACATCAGAGATTCAGCATATTACACAGCGCAAAACAAAGCCACCGATCGCTATTCTTGCTTTTACAGAAGAATTGCCTGTACGAACAGCATTATGGCCACTAGCTTCCTATTCTCCTGAATATCAGGCGATGAAATGGGCAGCAGATCACAAAGCACAATCGTTATTTATTGATTTGCCTTCGTCAGTCATGATCGCTCTGCAAGATATACGTCGACTTGAACGACAGCAACAGATAGAATCTCCACCTGTACCAGATCCAGAGCAGACGGTTCCTCAAGCAGAAGTGTTGCCAGAATCGGTACATGAATCGCTGTATGATCGGATCGCGCAATTAGCTGGTGAAGATGATTATGATATGTATTGGGAACGGAATTATGAACATAATCTCAATGAACATGCGTATCGACAAACGATATTACAGTTTTCAGAGCAGATGCGTCAATTAACAGAAGCAGAAGAAAAAGACTCTTTTACCAATGAATATGCTTATAATGCTATTCGTGAAGCGTATATGCGCAGACAGATCAAGCAAGCGCTAGAAAGTGGATATCAACCACACGAGATTATGGTGATCTGTGGTGCGTATCATGCAGCGGCATTAAGTGATCTATCGGATACGATGACAGATCAAGAATTACAGAGTCTTCCGGTCTCTTCCACCAAGCTAACGTTGATGCCGTATTCTTATTATAAGTTGTCGTCCATGTCTGGATATGGCGCTGGAAACCATGCTCCTCATTATTATGAAATGATGTGGCAACAGATGAACCGAGGAGCATTGGAAGAATTACCTCATCTGTATTTATCTTCTGTAGCTCGCTTATTGCGTCAATCAGGTACTCATCGTTCGACTGCGGAAGTTATTGAAGCGGTACGGATGGCGCAATCTCTGTCTGCTCTGCATGGTGGTCATATTCCAGTCTTACGTGATCTGCAAGATGCAGCGCAGACGTTACTCGGACATGGTGATCTAACAGTCATTGCCGAATCGTTAGCACAGATCAATGTAGGAACAACGATCGGACAATTAGCTGAAGGGGTTAGTCAGACTCCGATTCAAGATGATCTTAATCGCTTGTTACATCAATTAAAGTTAACAAAATACAAAACAACGATTGCTCAAGATTTGATGCTTGATTTGCGTGAAAATCGACGTGTTCAATCTAAAGAAGCGGCTTTTCTGGATCTGCATCGTTCCTTTTTATTTCACCGCTTGCGTTTGTTAAATATTCAGTTTGTACATCAGCAACAGACTGGGCAAGATCAAGCTACATGGGCAGAGCGCTGGGTAATACAATGGTCGCCCGAAGTAGAAATTCAAGTAGTAGAATCGACTTTGCTTGGAGAAACAGTTGAAATTGCGGCGGCTTATGTTTTACAGCAAAAGTTAGATCGTTGTTCTACGATTGCCGAAGCCTCTGACCTGATCTTAATTGCTTGTGAGAGTGGAATGGTCTCGCAGTTAGAAAATGGTCGTCAGACCTTGCAACAATTAGCTGTTGACAATCAAGATGTGATACAGATTACGCTGGCGGCGAGAAGCTTATCCAAAATTATTCAGTATGGTGATATCCGTCGTATAGATACTACACCTTTGATTCCATTGCTAGAACAGTTATTTAAGCGTGCTTCTTTATTTCTGGTGAGTAGTTGTCAATGTAATGATGATGTAGCCCATGAAATGATGAAGTCAATCAGTGAATTGCATACGATTGGACTTGATCATATCGAGCAATTGGATTATGAGCTGTGGTTACAACAACTGACAGAAGTGATGGAACGAGACGATCTGAATGCTAAATTATCTGGATTTGCTTGTTCTCTATTAATTGAGCGTAATCAGGTATCTGCTACCCAATTAGCTGCTGAAGTCTCACGCCGATTATCTCCTGGTGTTCCTGCTGATCTGGGAGCAGGTTGGTTTGAAGGATTATCCAGTCGTAATCGTTATATGTTATTATCGCGTGCAAGCTTATGGGAACAGTTACATCAATATATCGAATCTTTAGAAGATGATGATTTTATACGTGCACTGGTCTTTTTAAGACGTGCTTTCAGTACTTTTTCGCCGTCAGAAAAAAATATGATTGCTGAGTTATTAGGAGAATTATGGGGCGTGAATGCCGAACAAGCTGCTGAAATCCTGACCGAAGAATTGAAGGAGGAAGAAGCCAAAATGATCGATGACCTGAATGATTTTGAGTTCGAGGACTTTTGA
- a CDS encoding HEAT repeat domain-containing protein has protein sequence MSTALLQELYQETRRLYIAGSELAVEDIRLRKLLPRFQQLGEKAPIFKRLGDQIESIMDQNNDISSAERLQNLTLLLSSVLHTQGSVTVEGDLKPLGVNHPQDVSLSSPTTYSYRKLAPVVQALSTTGGGRLEVIDHAFKEAIFQDIRLMPLAIQGLYDAYSEIAELMTYKIVPSYGLAILPYLRDIFNPQGDKKEVRKLTAIHTIAQEHQLDLLDWYGELSRSASDDIRATAIRFLSGHEQYVPECIAWTKEKKKTVRASAYYALAGSDSSEAIACLLTASAGKDLEYVVEAVRYQEVSTELEEQLATVFASDVEQVIQSEHQESVEYKAIEKIAERLLLFGKMWTHSQNETVHQSYQDMLQHYTYLYNLSASHQITDWRNLLWDAARYIEHVGTSKDLELLYEVSEKDADFVPSAFRLSLQMLSPKQVYDHYIGGMVAQMKAKINKEAKKRLGKVVATMRPMLLENAYESVSLGYQEQHVYTQKILPLAEVEQKWDKRWLEFAMKQDDVELVAALARPGVAGVEEFLRQKLQENPEFRNRTATLILRALEERLGISKEDKRQLMWQAIDDRRNSNSYMFEPYIIHSFLEFPVEDIERLEALLPENREATIPKFRGYAAEQLEFVVHTLKGMK, from the coding sequence ATGAGTACAGCTTTATTACAAGAATTGTATCAAGAAACGAGACGACTCTATATTGCAGGCAGTGAATTAGCTGTAGAAGATATACGCTTACGCAAATTGTTACCTCGCTTTCAACAGTTAGGCGAGAAAGCACCTATTTTTAAGCGTCTTGGAGATCAGATCGAAAGTATAATGGATCAGAATAATGATATTAGTAGTGCTGAACGTTTGCAGAATCTTACTTTGTTGTTATCGTCTGTGCTTCATACTCAAGGAAGTGTAACGGTTGAAGGCGATCTGAAGCCTTTAGGAGTGAATCATCCACAAGATGTAAGTCTAAGTTCACCTACAACCTATTCTTATCGCAAGTTAGCTCCTGTCGTACAAGCGTTGTCTACCACAGGTGGCGGACGTCTTGAAGTGATTGATCATGCATTCAAAGAAGCAATATTTCAAGATATTCGACTAATGCCACTTGCTATACAAGGATTATATGATGCGTATTCAGAAATTGCAGAACTGATGACTTATAAGATAGTTCCTTCTTATGGATTAGCGATTCTTCCGTATTTGAGAGATATTTTCAATCCTCAAGGAGACAAAAAAGAAGTACGTAAGCTTACAGCGATTCATACTATTGCCCAAGAGCACCAATTGGATCTACTGGATTGGTATGGCGAACTATCTCGATCTGCATCGGATGATATTCGAGCAACAGCAATTCGCTTTTTATCCGGGCATGAACAGTATGTACCGGAATGTATAGCATGGACCAAAGAGAAAAAGAAAACAGTGCGTGCATCTGCTTATTATGCACTTGCTGGTAGTGACTCCAGCGAAGCGATAGCCTGTCTTTTGACAGCATCAGCAGGTAAAGATTTGGAATATGTTGTAGAGGCTGTTCGTTATCAAGAGGTATCCACAGAATTGGAAGAACAGTTGGCGACTGTTTTTGCTAGCGATGTAGAGCAAGTTATTCAGTCAGAACATCAAGAATCTGTAGAGTACAAAGCAATCGAGAAGATAGCAGAACGCTTACTATTATTCGGCAAAATGTGGACGCATAGTCAAAATGAAACGGTTCATCAAAGCTATCAGGATATGTTGCAACATTATACGTATTTGTACAATCTGAGTGCTTCTCATCAGATTACAGATTGGCGTAATCTATTATGGGATGCGGCTCGTTATATCGAACATGTAGGCACTTCCAAAGATTTGGAATTATTATATGAAGTGTCTGAAAAAGATGCTGATTTTGTTCCATCTGCTTTCCGTCTATCGCTACAGATGTTGTCTCCAAAACAAGTGTACGATCATTATATTGGCGGTATGGTGGCTCAAATGAAAGCCAAAATTAATAAAGAAGCCAAAAAACGTCTTGGCAAAGTGGTAGCGACGATGAGACCGATGTTACTCGAAAATGCATATGAAAGTGTCTCATTAGGGTATCAAGAACAACATGTGTATACGCAAAAGATTTTGCCATTAGCTGAAGTAGAACAAAAATGGGACAAGCGGTGGTTGGAATTTGCGATGAAGCAAGATGATGTTGAACTGGTAGCCGCTCTGGCTCGCCCTGGTGTTGCAGGAGTAGAAGAATTTTTACGCCAAAAATTGCAGGAAAATCCAGAGTTTCGTAATCGTACAGCGACTCTCATTTTACGTGCTCTTGAAGAACGTCTGGGTATATCCAAAGAAGATAAACGTCAACTGATGTGGCAAGCTATCGACGATCGTCGTAATTCCAATTCATATATGTTTGAACCGTATATTATTCATTCTTTTTTAGAATTTCCTGTTGAAGATATAGAGCGATTAGAGGCTTTGTTACCAGAAAATCGAGAAGCAACGATTCCCAAGTTTAGAGGGTATGCAGCAGAACAATTAGAGTTCGTAGTCCACACATTGAAAGGGATGAAATAA